aaataattccaAATTCTGAGGTTTATTTTTGTATGACTTTTTGGAAGAATAAAACTGAtaggaaattatatttttagatataaaaATAACCAAtggatttttttcttcaaaaaatagtaaaatcAATGTGAGAAGtgaaatttaagtttaaaataaGATAACAAACCTCCAGGTAGTATTTCCTGTGgaatctatatatttttattaagttttaacaaaaaatataggATGTGAGGTATTAGTATTAGTCGTGAAATTTGAAAATGaggtatatttttattgttaaaaacatgCAGATTTTTCtatgtaaatttaatttaatggaattgaaataaataggaaaagaaatggaaaaatcCGGAACAACAGGAACACGCGCAAACACGAAGACCCAAAAAAAGAAAACGAAGGACGTTATTTTCCACTAAAGGGGTGAAACCGTCATTCTATCCATCTCCAACGAACGATCCACCGTGATCCTCTAATCCTGAAACCATGATCTAAATCTCAAAATTCCTATATCACCCTTTACCTCATTTCTTCCCCATTTTATACTCCTCCCTCCTTAATCTCACTTCATTTTCATGCAACCTCCCCTCCTCTCTTTCTAACAAAACCTTTCTCTCTCTTCTTATTTTGTATTAATCTGTTCttggttttctttttcaattatattgataaatagaTAAAAACCGATCACCTtttgctgttgttgttgttgctgctgcttCTTTGATTTTGGTTTGGCTCGCGGGAGTCATGACTCGGCGATGCTCGCATTGTAGCAACAACGGCCACAACTCCCGCACCTGTCCCACGCGCGGTGGCGGTGGCGTTGGCTGCGGAGGAGTGAAACTATTCGGCGTTCGTTTGACGGACGGGTCGATAATCAAGAAGAGTGCAAGTATGGGAAATTTGTCGTCAGCGCACTACCATAGCTCGTCATCAGCGGCCGCTTCGCCTAATCCAGATTCTCCTTCTTCGGATCACGTCCGTGACTCGAACCACGTGCCCGACGGGTACCTCTCTGATGAGCCCACCGCACACACCTCATCTAACCCTCGCGGAGAGAGAAAGAGAGGTGATTATTCTAAAACGCCGTGTTTTGAGCttgttattgtttattttaagGCTGTTTATTTGGATTTCGATGAAGTTTATTTTGGTTGTTTAATTACTTAATCTCTTTGCTATCAGTAAGCGAGAACTTTAGAGTCTGTTAACCTTCaacgattttttttttcttttaagatttagtttaaattaaatgaaaatttattatttaatcttcATACTTAGTACTCCACCAGTCTTAACTTTCTGTATTTATAATAATCTTTTAGGAATTGCTTTATTTGTATAACTTAACCTTCAACAAGCGTGGGTAGCCTTTCTTTTACTGGCAGtttatttatttctcaaaatatataTGGTATATTAAATTGTTGAGTTTTAGTGAAAATTTTGTCCAAGAAAATTTTACTGCCCAAATTTCCATTTCTATTTGGGGTTTTAGAGAACTTTTTGGAGTTCAGTAGTATAAGGAaatggttttcttttgttttttctttctcaaaCTAGTTCATGATATTTAACCTTACTTTTATATGGTATTAAAAAGTAGTATGCGCTATGCGCGAATACTTTTATTTGATAatgtttgattatttaaataACCCATGATTAGGGAATAAATAAACAGTCCGGCCTGTATATTAAGGTAATAAAGTTGCAGAAAATATATTAGGCCATAATTTAGTCAATTCCATTAATTTAGTGAAAGTAAGTacttttgttttctctgttttgaATAGGCTTGCATGGATTTTTTTACGAATTTTAATGTTCTTGTTAGGGTAGTTTGGCCTTCAGGGGACCACATGAATATAGGGAACTCAGATGATTGGCTGCTTTGTAATAATTGAATTTGTCTTTTACTTCACCATATGTCTGAACCAGGGTGAAAAGCTGATTCGTCAATTCTGCTTTTATGGTTCCAACTTGTGTTATTATGATCTCCACTCATGTCCTAAGTGGCTTATATGCATTGCATGTATGGGCAGTTGCATGTAACCTCAGTATTGGTACATGGTATGGAGCTAAAGTGACATTTTTGCCTTCAAGCATGCGCAGTTCTCAGCGTCGTGTTTAATCAAACAGCTATTAGTAAGTAACTCCTCGCAGGAGTGTTTAGAAAATGAGGACTGTCCCGTCACTGATTGCTGTAATTAGTCTCTTAATTTTACACTAATCCGTCCTTTAGTGAATATTTAATTCTGAAATTGATATTACGATGGTTTGTAGTTGCTAAGTTTAGTTTCGCTTGTTAGTTAGGTTCCTGATAGAGCTGTCATCCCCGGGGAACAGAAAGTAGTTAATTAGGAGAGTATGGTAATGGCTTGGAAGACCGAGGCTTCAGTTGTGTCTCACCTCATTATTTTGGGAAATTGGCTTATGCCTCTGAACATAGAGCATCGTATCCTGCTCGAATTTTGGGACCAAAATTTGGTCTAGTCACTGCAATGTGTAGAAGCTTCAATTGTACATCAGTTCATGCAATATGATCAGAATTGCATTGAGTTTCATGAAAATATTTGTTGGTAGTTGGATCCTTTGGCAGAAAGCTGTATTGTATTGCTAGGTAGGCAGCAGCAATTGATATGCTCTGCATTTTATGGTGATTCCATCACATTTTGTTCTTTATGGCTGTTGAGGACATCCAAGTTCACTGGATATGCCTCCTGCAGTACAGGTATTTTGGCAACTAGTTTGATTCTGATTTTCATTTATGTATTATTGGCTTTCACAGCAAGGAATGAATTTCCAAGCACAGCTTAAAATACTGTATAGTTTCTGCTTGAACATCAATGGATAGTTGACCATTTGTACCTAATAACTTTTGACCATTAATAGAGGACAGGGCAGAGAACGGTTTAGCACCTATAGTTTAACGAGTGGGATGTAAATATGACTTAAGTAAATTATAGGTTCTTAGCCATGATATTTAGTTGCTTTACAGGTGTTCCATGGACTGAAGAGGAACATCGGCTCTTTCTAATTGGCCTCCAGAAATTAGGGAAAGGGGACTGGCGGGGAATAGCTCGAAACTTTGTTGTATCAAGGACACCAACTCAGGTAGCAAGTCATGCCCAGAAGTATTTCATCCGTCAAAGTAATGTTACCCGAAGAAAGAGACGTTCAAGCCTTTTCGACATGGTTCCAAATGATAtggtttgttttgtttctttatatTGTTTTTGCATTTCCTAAAAGTAGTAACAGTGCCTCTCTTGCACATGCACATGCACATGGTTAATGTAAAGATAGTTTTCTAAGTGCTAAGGAGAATATCTGGGTCCACTGCCATTACTGAAGGAATTCAACTAGCACATTCTGATCCCAAATGTGCATGGGAAAATAAAATCATCTTACTCTATAGCAAAGGAGACAGCATATGCAATCTAGCCAACAATTTGGTTGCGGCTGGGTTTGGGTTGGGCTTTGAGTTGTTGACTTTTGTTCATACTTGAGTTTGATACTGCACAGCTTCTGATTAACACTAGACACATTTGCTTTGCCTACAAATAGCATCCTATTTTGGTTGTAGGTCAGCTTTGGGTTCAGGTTGTTGAATTCAGATTAAATTCAGGTTGGCTGCATGTTGTGCCTTTGTGCTAGGCTAGCTTCTGTATTTCATAAACTAAGCTACAGAGTACAGACCCGGGTGTTTTCTCTCATAGATTCTGGTTTGTTTAACTTCTGTATGCTTTTGCAGGCTACAGATACACCGGCAGTTCGGGAAGAACAAGTTTTGCCACCGTCTTCACGTGTAGAAGCGgataattcaaattcaacaccTTCATTAAATCTTTGTCTCAACTCTGAATTTGAACACAGAGAAACTGCAGCACAAGAAACAGTTAAAGGAACCGAAGAAACCATGATGGTATCAAGCGGATACACACCCATTGTCCACAGTTTCATCTCACCTTACGCACCTGTTGCTTACCCATTTTGGCCACCAAATCTAGCCCCTAATGATGAAGGGAAGGGCATAGAGGCATCTCAACATCAAGTACTGAAGCCTGTTCCGATGTTTCCCAAGGAACCTGTGAATGTAGATGAACTAGTTGGAATGTCTCAGCTCTGTATAGGAGAGAGCGAGAAAGGGCATAGAGAGCCTTCACCACTATCCTTGAAACTGCTAGGAGAACCATCAAGACAATCTGCATTTCATGCAAATGCCCCGGTTGGTGCCACAGACTTAGGCAAGGGCAAAACTGGTGCTATCCAAGCTGTCTGAAAATGCAGCCAAGGAAAGGGGTATCTCTCTCTTATCTATgccatattttcttttcattattgTGTTTTTGGGTAGTAAGAAATTTCTGGGTCTATATAACATGGGTTAGATCATTTAAGGGAAATATTTATTCATTCTAACTGTAAACAGGCTATAGTTGTCATAATAATCAAATGGGTTatagtataaaaaaaaattcaaatggaTTATGGCAGTCATTGCTTTGGGTCTTTTATATATATTGGGTATTACTTTTAGACACTCCCTATGAAATTTTAGGTTGCgtttaacatttttaaacaaCTGCAAACTTTATCACAAAAACATGGAAGCTTAAAGAGGCGTTTGAGATGGGATTTAGTGAGAGGTAGAGCCAGTGGTCAATGCATGATTAAGTTCCGATGTGATTTGAGTAAGTAGTTCTCACTTCCATCTCATATGGACTCTGGAAACAGTATactaaaaagaatgaaaaaagaaatataaaatttgttttcGGAGTTTTGAATTTTGTATAACTTCGTTCATAATTGTGGATTGAATGaatttatatttctaattttaaatCAAACAACCATCTTTTTCTTATTAAACATTAGAATTTTGAATTCAAGCCTCTCCAACGGACCCTTCCATGCTCTCATTTCTCGGCcctgtatatatttatttaaaaggacattatataattctaaaaattttattacaagtgtttgcCTGTAAAAACCATATCTTCAGAACATAAGTATATTcaaatattaaatcaactccaaTTGTTTATTATAATATTGTCATTTTTTCTGAGTTGGAATCAAGTTGACTTGTGATACCAATTCACTCATACACttaaataatgatataaatagaCAAATAATGTGTGCAATCAAattaaaatgtgtaaaaatatcAACATAAAGATTTGATTGAAGCGGCAAAATATGTATTTCATAAATGTTGATGGCTTGAGTTcacatcttaaaattttcaactttttattatttttttaaacaagaaAAAGGCAAATTTACAActgtaataatataatttatttataacgtATAAGATTAtgttaatactttttttttactaaattaatattgaATTGACTTGTGATATTAATTCAACCACGCCTTTATATATTTGAGGCAACAATGTTGTGAATTGATGGCAGTCGAAATGAATTAGGTAAGCAAGAAGCAAACTTTCTCCATAAAGCTGCAAACCCTGGATGAAGGCATCGTTTCATCTCAAAAGTCACCCCATCATTTCACTCCTTACATACATACATCAGTATTAGGGAGAACTTGAAAGTAAAAAACTGCTACAGaaaaaggattgtatgaaatagGGACGTCACGTCATATTGTATctctttctaattatttaatgatattttagtaatttttttatgtaattgatacataattttggcGATTTTTTTAACTTGAGCTTTGAATTGAACCTTGAACAAAAAGCTAAGTTCAATGTTCATAGTTCAAGATTCAGATTTAAGGTTCATGATTTGAGGTTCGAATTTTGAGcttaagttaaaaaattattaaaattatgtatcaataatataaaaaataattaaatattattaaataattgaaaagagaGATCAGCGCCCATGTTTTGAACCATCTTTTCTCAACTCGTTTACAGCAGCAGAGAATATATATTGCCACTTGTCAGCTATGTGGTTACTCAAATTTTAGAATATGCCTAATTTATATCTCTCtctgaaaattaatattttttatacacaTATCTGAATATTAGAAAGAGCGATTTCGCACTTGGCAGCATCATGGTTGTCTTGTCAATACAAATCAAGCTTtactttttgttatttattatcAATTATTATGATGATGTTTTTCTGGGTTGATGTGGTATCTAACAAATATAAGTAATTGGGTGGCAGACTTCCTCCATCATTGGATTCTCCACCTTTTATTTTCAGGTATGCTACGAGGATCATGTCTCATTCAGTTAatttggaataataaaataaaaaagaaggcTAGCCAATGGTGGGGTGGGGTTCCTACCTACAGTAAATTTGAATAGACAGTCACACAGGGAGAGATAGAAAGAGATTCTGAAGAAGATGAGCAGAAGGAATTGATGCTGCGGCtttgaaagaaagaagaaaagaatatgTATGAAAAGGTTAAGTTTGTGTCTGATTACATGCATCAATCCCCACAAAGTAGGTTTATTACCCCTTTACCACATTTAATTAATTCCATTTAAAGAAGCAACAAAAGGGGCTCTACTCAACTCACAACCAAACACCTAACCTCATCCACATCTATatctcccttccttttctttgaatcAATCACCTTTTCTTTTTCAGCAACACCCTTTTCTTTCATACTTGGTTTTATATATTTGGATTCCCCCCTTCTTGCTGGTAATAGAATAAATGACTCATTTTCTAGAAAAAGGAATCATTAGTAAAAGGAAGACGTGGTTGTATTTGCATTCTTCATAAATCTTGGTAAAGGGTCTGTTCAAGCAAGTTATCAGTCATTCATGACGAAAGTAGTCCTGGTTATATAGCATTTACTATTAACAACAGGAAAATGCAGTTGTCATTATGATTAGGTTTCGAATACAAACCCAATACTTGAAGCCATAATACTCCTCACTTGTTGtatcagaaataaataaaaaaaagtgttaGATACAAACAAATGGTTTGAGTGGGTGTTACAGTGGGCGTGCAAATAGGAAAACTGTACATATATACTCTTCATGTGAGTAGTTATGGTGAATTTTTGAGAGACTTATCTTATAGGTTAATGAGGTAAGTTTCTATGTGACTGAGAGATAGAAGCCAATGATGATGAAAGACTGTATTCTCCACTGAAATAGATTCAATAAGGGAGTTTCTCTGATCAAAGTAGTTAATTTAACAAAATGTTTGGGACAAATCAAACTTTAATGTGGCATTGTAATGTATCAACATATGCAAGCAAGGCTGGAACATAGCTTCAATATCAATGAATTCTACAAATAATAGCAGATTAGAAAGTGTTGGGCAACCATAAGAAACTTGAATTTGAATATTATAAAACTCGAATTCCTCATTCGGTACAGCAACCATAATATCAAATGATATATTCCATCGTCGGCTTTACGAGTGTTTAACAGAGAAGCCGTGAGCAGACAGGTGTTTAAGGATTATATTGTGGAAATAAAGGGCAGAAAGAATCTCTTCCCAAACACTTCTCTCATCTTCTTCTAACATGTTGCTGTATTTTGCAGGCACACACAGCCCTTGATTATGACCACTGCATATTAAAAATCGTATCACTACGTCAAgtgttttcttttaaaagaaaattctatttCTACTGACATAAAATTTTGTAGATATATTATTTCCCTATTTTGGAAACTACAAATTATTCTCTTACTTGTTACTGTGGCCTCGTATTGTTATTCTCCACCCATCAAATCCAATAAATCAATATAACTCAATGATTGCCCTCTACCATCTATCTTTTCATTCTCTGTTTTCCCCGAATCAAAACCATATGTTCATCCAAAACTAACTTACTTTTTATAACTAATCTCATGCCCATTTAAGCTATACCAATGGAGATTTGAGTTTTAACACAATCATGGCTACCTGTTTTTTTTACACAAAACCTGACGTGACTCATGATAAAGATTGggacaaaataatttaaatataaattattgattAACAATCTTTTTggattttaataaagaaaaaattttatgatttaatacatCATGTAATTCTgattttttcacaaattattaatacattgttgAGGTAACACTACAAAATACTTatattcataaaatataaaaatgaatagaTATACATTTGAATCGCAATTAAAGTTTAAtgtattgaataaaaaattaatgtattaatttaagatttaaaagcattaaatatttttgttttggaaAATACATATGATTGCTATTGCTATTGCTATGATGGGATCCGATATAGCTTAAGATGTATGCAGTTTGTGGCTGTGGGGTATATATGTCGCTTCTCTTACATGGTAGTAGTGGGGTATATATAATACCTTTTTAAGCTGATAGACAACCCCTTGCTCaactaaatatataatttatgttttaagatcattttaatattttgctCCATCAACTTGTAATCTTTCAAAACCTTACTTAAACCATTGATTTACACTTTTAAGCATTTTAACCCTTAATCTATAAAGTGTTTTAAACATTCTTGAATGCCTTTATTTCATTACAAATACATATATCTCCATATACCTAATTAACTTTCCAAAatctataataatttttttatacaaatccTTAATCCCTCCTAACCCTTAAATCAAACAAAAAATGCGCTCAAGCATATTTAAACACACATCCTCCTGATCTTACAATAACAACGATACCAACTGAATTAAAACTCAATCATtaatcttaaataaatttttagaaaaacaagaTAACATAAAATATGTGTACTTTTTACCGATTGAGTCTAAGCTCGATTGGCATGggcattgttgtcaatgcagggggatgtgggttcgagtgcgctaaagcgcattatcgaggctatgggtagttttaggcattgtgttaaaaagaatagatatgatcagaacttataattgttcaaaaataataataatttcagtgtttatttttacataatataaaatataaaaaatgaagttATTAATAATTCTATCAATTCTTAACctccataaaaaaattaatgaaaccaAGAAATTATATAATAGTTATTTATACATGACACATGAATATAATAATTACAAATAACTACATTTAAAATCCAATAATTTAATCACTAccataatatataaaatcaataacaataaaattttgATAACGTTAAGCATAAAACTATCAACTTATAGTATTAAAGTATTCTTTTACAACTCATAGGAGCAAATCACTATACAAAATGTATACATTATTAGAACATAGTGACTATGGGTAAATGCCCTTCGCCAATAGATCAATTCTTAGTCTTTAATATTAAAGTGTTttgttataatataaaataataattaatataaatttcaacttaaattttataaaaacgaATAAAACTCCAATaaaaaaatcttttcaaaatctgTCTCTTTTTTAAAAACAAGTTATGTaagtagataaaaaaaattagaataatataattttttgcctCCAAACTTGGTAATTAGATTCATTTTGGTATTTGTGCTTCTTTTTTTTGGCTCACTTTGCCACTTGAATTTGACAACTAGGTCTATTTTAGTCATTGAACTTGAAAAGTATAAAGGTTTAATGACGTGACACTCTAACATTGTGCCACATCAtcactttaaaaatttaaaaataattatataaattttcaggTGATGACGTGATATAATCTAGAGTGTCACATCCAATGTTTTTATTAACCGAATCGGTAGTTCAACCAATCAGACCATCGTTTCCTTATTCGACCGATTCGACCACTAGAgcaacaataattaaaaaatattaaactggTTCAACCTATTCAACTGTCGAGTTTTGTCCTAATTTTCGACTTTTATCAATTTCAAGCTGTTTTTTTATTCAACCTCTTTGTTTGAATTGTTATATCGATTGATTATCAATCCAATTGGTCTGACCGATTGATCCGATCTTGTTCCAATAACATCAAATCTTGATGGAATACAAATTTAAATGCCAAAATAGATGTGGTTGTCAAGTTTAAGTACCGAAGTGAACCTGATTATCAAGTTCAAGAGTCAGAGATTATATTATTcctaaaagttacaaaataaaattagCTTATTGTTACTAAAAGAAACATAAATATTTAGCTTTGTGGGACGTGAGAAAATGAAATTGCGTAGGATGCTTCAGAATCAGGTGAGCTCTGAAATTATGAAACCCTTACAGATAGTGTGAGAAGAAGAGCCGAGTTTTTGGAATAGGGAGGATCTAAGCTTCTTGCCCCACAAAAGAAAACAAATCATACATAATTGAAGTGatgtattttctttcttcttctctttttaaaGCAAtaaatcattctttttttttatgaatttttttagagTCAGCTAAGTTGAGATTCCGGCATTAATTGTGGAGTGAATATTTGtcaatttttataaaagaaagaaatactGAAATCAATGAGTTTTAGCAAAAGATTTCCCAACATAAAATCTTAGGATAGAATCAAAGCTTTGTGAGAACATGAGATGGTTGTCCAACATATCTCCTATTTATACAGTATCTAAAACAAAAGGCTCGGATTAAGGTAATTAGTTCATTAATATTGAATAGtaaatttatttaacaaaaagGGGGGAGATGTCACATGTACGGGACCATTTGTGTATCAGCAAATGCGTGTTTTTTGGGGGGAAACATTTGTAATTCATAGTAGAAAGTTTCAGTACATTGAAACATGAGTTCAGAGAAAAACAAATTAGAGAACACAGTAGTAACCCTTACCAACACAAACAAATTAGAGAACACAGTAGTAACCCTTACCAACACATAAACTATACCCAGAAATTCGCCAAATCCTAGAAATTTGTGCCGGTAAGAACAGCTCCGCCACCAATACCCATCAAAACCACACCTCTTGCTCTTCAGGAAGATGTTAGCCACTAGCAAACAGACACGTTGACTAGTGCCTGGTATCCGCTCCCAACAAAGACGCCATCCCAGATCATCTAACTTGTTTAAACCGTTAAGATCAGACGAAGAAAACAAACGAATCAGTTAAGCCTCGAGCGAAATACACCGGATCCGAGTGAGCGAGTCCTAGCCAACTCGAGAAAACCTCCAACATTTATTTAACCCGAGACAAAACCCCCTGGAAAAACAAGGGAGGCCGACATGGGGAAGCAGGAGGAGCGAGAGGGAAGGCGAGAAAGCGGAGAACCGGAGAAAGGTTGGTGAGGGAGGAGAGGAAACCGACTGTTCCAAAGTGGCCAGAGGCGACAACCCAGAAGGGAACCGCTCCAAAAAACAACATCAAGAGAAAGGAGGGAGGAAGGTGAGGGGAGAGGGGAAGGGGAAGAAGGGAGAAAGTCGGCGACGACAATAAGGTGAAAAACCAGCCTTCAGGAGAAGAGAACATAGAAGGGAGAAGCAGGCCGTCCGCCACCCGACGACAAAAAACCTTACCTCGGGAAACCAAAATGAAAGAGAAAGGTAGAGGTATTTTTTTATTCACAAGACAAGTGTCTTttatttcttaaatatatatttaataaaaatataataaaatattaaaaagatatcttaatattttaaagttgtttatggaataaaatattaaacaatataaatgtattaaataatcacacataattaaatagaaattttaaccAATATAATTTTGTGTTGGATTGTAATGGAGTTTCGTATCATTAAGGTTGTCCAAAATTAGGCCATAAAATGGTGGTTTGAGTATGATGAAACTTGATCACAATTGTTTGAGTAATATTAGGGCTTACAACATCTAAATTTTGGAGATTTTAGCAAACATGGAGATATTATTGACAAAGAAATTTATGTGTAACAATGAAGGGGATTTGAAAGCAAGAACCATCCTAATTATGTTGCAAAATTAAATAAAGCAATCTATGGGTTAAAGCAAGTACTGAGACCTTGATATGGCAAGATATATAAAAGAATTTCCCGTATTCACCGACTATTTAGTAGCACCAATACACACAAGCTCGTTAGTAAAAGCACGTGATGGAAAACTATTAGTAGTGCTTCATTACACGAGCCAATCTTACCACACGATTTCAGACAAACGAGCTTGAAGAATTGAATCACTTCTTAAGATTTAATATAGAACGGGCCAAGGAAAGTTTGTTCTTAAGTCAACAAAAGTATGTTTGAGATATATTGACAAAATATGAATGCTTAAATGCAAGTAAATTTCAAAACCAATGGaaacaaatacccaaatttaTTCAGTTGAAGAAAAAGACCCAAATGATGTCCCACCATGTGTAGACAATGGTCGTGAGTCTAATATATCTCACCCTAATGCATCCATATATAATTTATGCAGTTGGAAGGGTAACTTGCTTTATGCAGAAAT
The genomic region above belongs to Gossypium hirsutum isolate 1008001.06 chromosome D05, Gossypium_hirsutum_v2.1, whole genome shotgun sequence and contains:
- the LOC107906134 gene encoding transcription factor MYBS3, whose translation is MTRRCSHCSNNGHNSRTCPTRGGGGVGCGGVKLFGVRLTDGSIIKKSASMGNLSSAHYHSSSSAAASPNPDSPSSDHVRDSNHVPDGYLSDEPTAHTSSNPRGERKRGVPWTEEEHRLFLIGLQKLGKGDWRGIARNFVVSRTPTQVASHAQKYFIRQSNVTRRKRRSSLFDMVPNDMATDTPAVREEQVLPPSSRVEADNSNSTPSLNLCLNSEFEHRETAAQETVKGTEETMMVSSGYTPIVHSFISPYAPVAYPFWPPNLAPNDEGKGIEASQHQVLKPVPMFPKEPVNVDELVGMSQLCIGESEKGHREPSPLSLKLLGEPSRQSAFHANAPVGATDLGKGKTGAIQAV